Proteins co-encoded in one uncultured Bacteroides sp. genomic window:
- a CDS encoding IS66 family transposase, whose protein sequence is MVLLEQNRQQSAQLQQQSAQIERLSVQTAILTDTVRSLEESLLQKKGDIQVLTGKNRGLGKLLSNKSEKIVPQIKEEDKVEEKPRPSLKERGNNNAKRKEYFDLKTIIDEVYPNDPGFDKEKSKIISYVDSIRYEYIPPQFVKHIYRQYNCLFNEKMYTAKAPRTPLQNSNYDGSFMAGILQLRYIYSMPVERIIKLFGEQGFELNKATAHSLIKKSAWMLDRLDEVLRKTILEDSYLCMDESYYTVLTPEKNEKGKGVRKGYIWAALANQKKLIQYFYEKGSRSREVLTNYIGEEYKGAIQSDGLIDYKILETDEYPDIIRLSCFQHCKRKFLDIEADKDATQIIDVINKLYRKEHKIGKHWKPDRILEYRKKYAPPILKELKRKLLKIQSNPSMLPKSPLSKAINYTLNEYDALCNYIDRPEYALDNNAIERYMRYISLSRKNSLFCGSHDGAKRTALLYSLACSCRLNGINTFEYFTDILNRMAYINPNASDEVYQKLLPNSWTKE, encoded by the coding sequence ATGGTTCTGCTGGAGCAAAATAGGCAGCAGTCTGCACAACTTCAGCAGCAGTCTGCGCAGATAGAAAGGCTATCTGTACAGACTGCTATTCTAACCGATACGGTCCGTTCATTGGAAGAATCCCTTCTTCAGAAGAAAGGCGACATACAAGTGCTGACCGGTAAGAACCGGGGACTGGGCAAACTCTTGTCCAACAAATCAGAAAAGATAGTTCCTCAAATCAAAGAGGAGGATAAAGTGGAAGAAAAGCCTCGTCCGTCACTGAAAGAACGTGGTAACAACAACGCCAAACGTAAAGAGTATTTTGATCTGAAAACCATTATTGATGAGGTTTACCCCAATGATCCCGGCTTTGATAAGGAAAAATCCAAAATCATTAGTTATGTGGATTCTATCCGGTATGAATACATCCCACCTCAGTTTGTCAAACACATCTACCGACAGTACAACTGTTTGTTTAATGAGAAGATGTATACCGCAAAAGCGCCAAGAACTCCGCTGCAGAACTCTAACTACGACGGTTCTTTCATGGCTGGAATACTACAACTCAGATACATTTACTCCATGCCCGTTGAACGAATCATCAAATTGTTTGGCGAGCAGGGATTTGAATTGAACAAAGCTACAGCTCACTCCCTGATTAAGAAATCCGCCTGGATGCTGGATCGTTTGGATGAAGTCTTAAGAAAAACGATTCTTGAGGACAGTTACCTTTGTATGGATGAAAGCTACTATACCGTACTGACTCCAGAGAAAAACGAAAAAGGGAAAGGTGTTCGCAAAGGCTATATATGGGCAGCTCTTGCAAATCAAAAGAAACTCATACAATACTTTTATGAAAAGGGTTCCCGCTCACGCGAAGTTCTGACCAATTATATCGGGGAAGAGTACAAAGGAGCCATCCAATCGGACGGACTTATAGATTATAAAATCCTTGAAACTGATGAATATCCCGATATAATAAGACTTTCCTGCTTTCAACACTGCAAGCGTAAGTTCCTGGATATTGAAGCAGATAAGGATGCCACTCAAATAATAGATGTGATCAATAAGCTTTATAGGAAAGAGCATAAAATAGGGAAGCACTGGAAACCCGACAGGATATTAGAATACAGAAAAAAGTATGCCCCACCCATATTAAAGGAACTCAAAAGAAAACTCTTAAAAATACAATCCAATCCTTCCATGCTTCCAAAGAGCCCACTCTCGAAGGCGATTAATTATACCCTGAACGAGTATGACGCATTGTGCAATTATATAGACAGACCAGAATATGCCCTTGATAATAATGCCATAGAACGATACATGAGGTACATAAGCTTAAGCAGGAAGAACTCTCTGTTTTGCGGAAGCCACGACGGAGCAAAGAGAACAGCACTGCTTTACTCACTGGCTTGCTCATGCAGGCTAAATGGAATAAACACGTTCGAATACTTTACGGATATATTAAACCGGATGGCTTATATCAATCCCAATGCATCCGATGAAGTTTATCAGAAACTACTTCCGAATTCCTGGACAAAAGAATAA
- a CDS encoding energy transducer TonB: MKTEIFTILLLILTLNSAYAQVDCQKAKQQAKLDFDKSEYSFHSEEFLPIENTYLYVLREYYKIYWYFTDSLGYYNCYDNEMTELLKTKHGDNFLNRARIIADSLETSLNWKKDPQFPGGDLVLFKYISSGLVKRGIKKEDLKINLYIRFIVNSTGKVSNPEILRGINKDIDEKVITIINQMPNWIPGYLYGKPTRRWYVMPIRFEY; encoded by the coding sequence ATGAAAACGGAAATATTTACTATATTATTATTGATTTTGACTTTAAACTCGGCTTATGCTCAGGTTGATTGTCAAAAAGCGAAACAACAAGCTAAATTGGACTTTGATAAATCTGAATATTCTTTTCATTCTGAAGAATTTTTGCCTATTGAAAACACTTATTTATATGTTTTAAGAGAATACTATAAGATATACTGGTACTTTACTGATTCATTGGGCTATTATAACTGTTATGACAATGAAATGACTGAATTATTAAAGACCAAGCATGGCGATAATTTCTTAAATAGAGCCCGAATAATAGCTGACAGTTTAGAAACTAGTTTAAATTGGAAAAAAGATCCACAATTCCCAGGAGGAGATTTAGTATTGTTTAAATATATATCATCCGGCCTTGTTAAAAGAGGAATAAAAAAGGAGGATCTAAAAATAAATTTGTATATAAGATTCATTGTCAACTCTACAGGGAAAGTCTCAAATCCTGAAATTTTGAGAGGAATAAACAAAGATATTGATGAAAAGGTAATTACTATAATAAATCAAATGCCCAATTGGATACCGGGATATTTGTATGGAAAACCAACAAGACGGTGGTATGTTATGCCAATAAGATTTGAATATTAA
- a CDS encoding DUF4919 domain-containing protein: MTKTTLILLTYLLTTFYSFGQTTSEVMIPKFNDKYSGFVKQLEAGKTDINYREFRESFIESEQFKVASNKSKEFERLEKEMYVQMDKSNSKEIIRITKAMLSIDYTSMIAHKILRQTYNIIGDTLNAKKYKTIQFGLLHSIIDSGDGNTCESAWHVTQVNEEYFILNMLDVDLITQSILTNNNGYYDKMVVKTEDGSSKTYYFNVNKVFEGYKKQGIK, from the coding sequence ATGACTAAGACAACATTAATTCTTTTGACATATCTGCTGACTACCTTTTATTCATTCGGACAGACAACCTCAGAAGTGATGATCCCAAAGTTTAATGATAAATATTCAGGATTTGTAAAACAACTTGAAGCTGGAAAAACCGATATTAATTATCGGGAATTTCGAGAAAGCTTTATTGAAAGTGAACAATTTAAAGTAGCTTCAAACAAGTCGAAAGAGTTTGAACGTCTAGAGAAAGAAATGTATGTTCAAATGGATAAATCAAATTCTAAGGAAATAATAAGAATCACAAAAGCAATGTTAAGCATTGATTATACGAGCATGATTGCGCATAAAATCTTGCGTCAAACATACAATATTATAGGTGATACTTTGAATGCAAAGAAATATAAAACGATTCAATTTGGACTTCTTCATTCTATAATAGATAGTGGAGATGGAAATACTTGTGAATCAGCTTGGCATGTAACCCAAGTAAATGAAGAGTATTTTATTCTAAATATGCTAGATGTTGATTTAATTACTCAGAGTATTCTTACAAATAATAATGGATATTACGATAAAATGGTAGTTAAAACAGAAGATGGCAGCAGCAAAACTTACTATTTTAACGTAAACAAAGTCTTTGAAGGTTATAAAAAGCAGGGCATAAAATAA
- a CDS encoding alpha/beta hydrolase: MKMQITNTQLNAKSIRINNEEISYIDSERGDVTLVFIHGAFIDKGYWAEQIAYFSPRYRVVAMDLAGHGNSTHNRSTWNMKEYGKDVSRMIQALSLKNVVLIGHSMGTSIMLETVAQSDSNIIGLIGVDNFKNLNAEIPQEMIDGLCNSLRTDFANTCGGYASAYLMNAKTEKQLANKLIAAFRDMNPTVGIPVIEDCFRYSAREKELLKVLKLKLNLINVNYFPTDEDALKQYVGTNYTLSIMNGTCHYPMIENSAEFNALLDKLLLRL, encoded by the coding sequence ATGAAAATGCAAATAACCAATACACAACTGAATGCTAAAAGCATTAGAATTAACAATGAAGAAATATCTTACATCGACAGCGAACGTGGAGATGTAACACTGGTGTTTATTCATGGGGCATTTATCGATAAAGGCTACTGGGCAGAACAGATAGCCTATTTTTCACCCCGTTATAGGGTGGTAGCTATGGATTTGGCAGGTCATGGAAATTCCACTCACAACCGCAGCACATGGAATATGAAGGAATATGGGAAAGATGTGAGCCGGATGATACAAGCATTGTCATTGAAAAATGTTGTTCTAATTGGGCATTCAATGGGGACGAGTATAATGCTTGAAACCGTAGCTCAAAGTGATAGCAATATAATCGGTTTGATTGGGGTAGATAATTTCAAGAACCTCAATGCTGAAATTCCACAGGAGATGATTGATGGATTGTGTAACAGTCTCAGAACTGATTTTGCCAACACTTGCGGGGGGTATGCCTCTGCTTATCTGATGAATGCTAAAACGGAAAAACAGCTTGCAAACAAACTGATTGCAGCTTTTCGAGACATGAACCCAACTGTTGGCATTCCTGTCATTGAAGATTGTTTTAGATATTCGGCAAGAGAGAAAGAACTTTTGAAAGTGCTTAAACTGAAACTTAATCTTATTAATGTAAACTATTTCCCTACCGACGAGGATGCTTTAAAACAATATGTTGGCACAAATTATACACTCAGCATAATGAACGGCACCTGCCATTATCCGATGATAGAGAATTCTGCCGAGTTTAATGCACTGCTTGATAAACTTCTTTTGAGATTATAA
- a CDS encoding transposase gives METRPTTSRSLDAYYHINGDTFEKQYKEVLSGYRRWNEYSHADEWLIFPENVGKRLCIDETSISDGELYTIVSNPEARGREGSLVALVKGVSSNDVIDTLKLIPEDKRSVVEEVTMDLSNSMNLIIRRCFPKAKRTIDRFHVQKLTCDALQEMRIAHRWDAIQADTDAKEEAKEKGEDYQPTTFANGDTQKQLLARSRYLLFKSMDKWTESQKERAAILFDIYPDIKEAYSLTHSLRMIFNKNTVKDAARMSLARWYDKVDNSGFKSFNVIAGTLYEHYDEVLNFFTNRATNAFAESFNAKIKQFRAQLRGVIDIKFFFFRLSKLYA, from the coding sequence ATGGAGACGAGACCTACGACCTCCCGTTCGCTTGATGCTTATTATCATATAAACGGGGATACGTTTGAAAAACAGTATAAAGAAGTCCTGAGTGGCTATCGTCGATGGAATGAATATTCTCATGCGGATGAGTGGCTTATATTCCCAGAGAATGTTGGTAAACGGCTTTGCATTGATGAGACATCCATAAGTGACGGCGAGCTCTATACCATCGTTTCCAATCCCGAAGCACGTGGGAGAGAAGGGTCACTGGTAGCTTTGGTTAAAGGTGTTTCCTCAAATGATGTAATCGATACTTTAAAACTTATACCTGAAGATAAACGATCTGTCGTGGAAGAAGTTACAATGGATCTGTCCAATAGCATGAATCTTATAATCCGAAGATGTTTTCCCAAAGCCAAGCGTACAATTGATCGTTTCCATGTTCAAAAGCTGACATGTGATGCATTGCAGGAAATGAGAATAGCACATCGTTGGGATGCCATTCAAGCCGATACGGATGCAAAAGAAGAAGCTAAGGAAAAAGGAGAAGATTATCAGCCAACCACATTTGCAAACGGTGATACGCAAAAACAATTGTTGGCACGGAGTCGATATTTACTGTTCAAATCCATGGACAAATGGACGGAAAGCCAAAAGGAAAGAGCGGCAATATTGTTTGATATCTATCCCGATATAAAAGAAGCTTATTCTCTAACGCACTCACTGAGAATGATATTCAACAAGAACACGGTAAAGGATGCAGCCAGGATGTCACTTGCACGTTGGTATGACAAAGTGGACAACTCTGGCTTTAAAAGCTTTAATGTCATAGCAGGAACGTTGTACGAACATTACGACGAGGTATTGAACTTCTTTACAAACAGGGCTACCAATGCGTTTGCAGAATCTTTTAATGCAAAGATCAAACAATTTAGGGCACAGCTTAGAGGAGTGATTGATATAAAGTTTTTCTTCTTTAGATTGAGTAAGCTTTATGCCTAG